The following proteins come from a genomic window of Neptunomonas concharum:
- a CDS encoding sensor histidine kinase translates to MMPAPKSWRPNSLRHLVFIAFTLIITPIGFMLYKTSIVLEQQLQQSYNQTQTALELNQQNNTLERLAEDIVRSASQYRIVKQEAIATRLLEQVEAYQNQLAVQMFISEQNTQKAKLISIISQLRETPLSEEINTLPMLTRELAETSHQKMIGELQSLQKQAGETRQALWLQTALLVMTTLGLMLFFSSVITRPIAELIRRIKSIGRREQLTYQTLRGPGEIVELDKQLLWLDNHLSELEQHKGLFIQHISHELKTPLTTLREGADLLAEEVPGPLNDRQHHVVGLLQSSSINLQKLIEQLLDYNRLQQPNVLKPQRVDLKKLISEAIGPLQLVISEKEINLKLPDKYPVIEQDIDMLKRVINNLISNAIYYTDKSGFITVATQSQGRSLIVDVENSGTPISAEDAERIFEPFYQGGKKRQGPLKGTGIGLSIAHEATKAMHGKLTLLTNKEGHIVFRLTLPLELK, encoded by the coding sequence ATGATGCCAGCCCCAAAGTCGTGGCGACCTAACTCACTGAGGCACTTAGTTTTTATCGCCTTTACACTGATTATCACACCCATTGGCTTCATGCTGTATAAAACCAGTATCGTACTTGAGCAGCAATTACAGCAGAGCTACAACCAAACCCAAACAGCTTTGGAGCTAAACCAGCAAAACAATACTCTCGAGAGACTAGCGGAGGACATTGTCAGATCTGCCAGCCAATACCGCATTGTAAAACAGGAAGCGATCGCAACCCGATTGCTTGAGCAGGTTGAAGCTTACCAAAACCAACTTGCGGTACAGATGTTTATCAGTGAGCAAAATACTCAAAAGGCTAAGTTGATATCCATTATTAGTCAGTTACGAGAAACACCGTTGAGTGAAGAGATCAATACCCTCCCCATGTTGACCCGGGAACTTGCTGAAACCAGCCATCAAAAGATGATTGGCGAACTGCAAAGTCTGCAGAAACAAGCAGGGGAAACCCGACAAGCACTGTGGCTGCAAACAGCACTTCTTGTCATGACAACATTAGGGCTAATGCTGTTTTTCTCATCGGTCATCACCCGCCCTATCGCTGAACTAATTCGACGTATTAAATCAATTGGCCGCAGAGAACAGCTAACCTATCAAACACTGCGAGGCCCAGGTGAAATAGTTGAGCTGGATAAGCAATTGCTGTGGCTTGATAACCATCTATCTGAACTTGAGCAGCACAAAGGGCTCTTTATTCAACATATTTCTCATGAATTAAAAACTCCCTTGACCACCTTAAGAGAAGGAGCAGACCTACTGGCAGAAGAGGTTCCTGGTCCTTTGAACGATCGCCAGCATCATGTTGTTGGGCTGCTACAAAGCAGTAGTATTAATTTGCAAAAGCTAATAGAGCAACTATTAGATTACAACCGGTTACAACAACCCAACGTCTTAAAACCTCAGCGCGTGGACTTGAAAAAGCTCATTAGCGAAGCCATTGGCCCACTACAACTTGTGATCTCTGAAAAAGAGATCAATCTTAAATTGCCTGATAAATACCCTGTGATAGAACAGGATATTGATATGTTAAAACGAGTCATCAACAATCTTATCTCAAATGCGATTTATTACACGGATAAATCTGGATTTATTACCGTTGCAACCCAGTCCCAAGGAAGGAGCTTAATCGTGGATGTAGAAAATAGCGGCACCCCTATCTCAGCAGAAGATGCAGAACGTATTTTTGAACCCTTCTATCAAGGTGGTAAAAAACGACAAGGGCCGCTAAAAGGAACAGGCATTGGCTTGAGCATTGCTCATGAAGCAACCAAAGCAATGCATGGTAAACTGACGTTGTTAACTAATAAGGAAGGGCATATCGTATTTCGCCTGACACTTCCATTGGAACTCAAATGA
- a CDS encoding sigma 54-interacting transcriptional regulator, with translation MTQQSRILLVDDDDGVLSLLSMRLEASGYQVLTATSGPEALRILPTEPVDLVISDLCMDEMSGLVLFKHIQQNWPALPVIIITAHGSISEAVTATQQGIFGFLTKPIDKVQLLDTVKAALVSAEKRRDTQWRDNIITKSPAMLHVLDQAHRVAESDVSVLITGPSGSGKELMAKAIHQASSRSKGKFVAINCGALPEQLLESELFGHTKGAFTGAIANHQGLFLSAQGGTLFLDEIGDMPMALQVKLLRVIQERLVRPVGSVESQPIDVRIISATHRNLEQAMLSEDFREDLYYRLNVVNIDLPALRERPEDIPVLARHFLAKAAEQHNRKVRNISPGALHLLAQAAWPGNVRQLQNVIEKVVALSTSPVISEGLISNALSNQELVIPSFSEARADFEKRYLIKLMQVTEGNVTHAARIAQRNRTDFYKLLNRHNIEAAEYKPKTKVKEAPPTELKLRA, from the coding sequence ATGACACAACAATCCCGAATTCTTCTGGTCGATGATGATGATGGCGTCCTGTCTTTACTATCGATGCGCTTGGAAGCCTCTGGCTACCAAGTACTGACGGCTACAAGCGGCCCTGAAGCTTTAAGGATTCTCCCAACAGAACCCGTCGATTTGGTCATTAGTGATCTCTGCATGGACGAAATGAGTGGCTTGGTTCTTTTTAAGCATATTCAGCAAAACTGGCCAGCGCTCCCAGTGATTATCATTACTGCCCACGGCTCTATCTCCGAAGCTGTCACGGCAACTCAGCAAGGCATTTTCGGTTTCTTAACCAAACCTATCGACAAAGTGCAATTGCTGGATACAGTAAAAGCCGCACTTGTCTCTGCCGAAAAGCGTCGCGATACCCAATGGCGCGACAATATCATTACGAAAAGCCCTGCAATGCTGCACGTTCTGGATCAAGCCCATCGAGTCGCTGAGTCGGATGTCAGCGTCCTTATTACCGGGCCAAGTGGTAGTGGTAAAGAACTGATGGCTAAAGCGATCCATCAGGCAAGCTCCCGTTCAAAAGGTAAGTTCGTGGCAATTAATTGTGGCGCACTACCCGAGCAACTGCTCGAATCAGAACTTTTTGGCCATACAAAAGGGGCATTTACTGGTGCAATTGCAAATCACCAAGGTTTATTCCTGTCAGCACAAGGTGGAACCTTATTTTTAGATGAGATTGGCGATATGCCAATGGCGTTACAGGTTAAGCTGTTACGGGTCATCCAAGAACGCCTTGTTCGCCCGGTTGGTTCTGTTGAAAGCCAGCCTATTGATGTGCGTATTATTTCCGCGACTCACCGTAACCTTGAACAGGCGATGCTCAGCGAAGACTTCCGTGAAGACCTTTATTATCGCTTAAATGTTGTCAATATCGACTTGCCCGCTCTGCGTGAAAGACCTGAAGATATTCCTGTTTTGGCTAGACACTTCTTAGCAAAAGCAGCTGAACAACATAATCGCAAAGTACGTAATATTTCTCCTGGTGCATTACACTTGTTGGCGCAGGCTGCATGGCCGGGCAATGTCCGTCAGTTACAAAATGTGATAGAGAAAGTTGTCGCACTTAGCACCAGCCCTGTCATCTCTGAAGGCTTGATCTCCAATGCCCTATCAAATCAGGAATTGGTCATCCCATCTTTCAGCGAAGCACGCGCCGACTTTGAAAAACGCTACCTGATAAAGCTGATGCAAGTCACAGAGGGGAACGTAACTCATGCTGCACGCATCGCTCAGAGAAATCGCACTGATTTCTATAAACTACTCAATCGCCATAATATTGAAGCAGCAGAATATAAACCCAAAACAAAAGTAAAAGAAGCGCCCCCTACAGAGCTCAAACTACGCGCATAG
- the ybaK gene encoding Cys-tRNA(Pro) deacylase, whose product MTPAVQAAKKAGIAYKLHEYEHHAESTSYGEEAARLLNQDPGRVFKTLMVALEGDQKRLAVGVVPVSGQLNLKAIAAALKVKKVLMADPAAAERSSGYIVGGISPLGQKRRLPTVVDETALAYPTLYMSAGRRGLEIEMSAADLQQLTSAIFAPIGR is encoded by the coding sequence ATGACACCCGCAGTACAAGCCGCCAAAAAAGCAGGGATTGCCTATAAGCTGCATGAATATGAACACCATGCAGAGAGTACCTCTTATGGTGAAGAAGCCGCTAGGTTGTTAAATCAAGATCCTGGGCGCGTATTTAAAACACTAATGGTTGCCTTAGAGGGAGACCAAAAACGGCTGGCAGTTGGTGTGGTACCCGTGTCGGGGCAGCTTAACTTAAAAGCGATAGCTGCTGCGTTAAAAGTTAAAAAGGTGTTGATGGCAGATCCAGCAGCGGCAGAGCGAAGCAGTGGCTATATTGTCGGTGGAATTAGTCCTTTAGGACAGAAAAGGCGCTTGCCGACAGTGGTTGATGAGACCGCTTTAGCTTATCCGACTCTCTATATGAGCGCGGGTAGAAGAGGGTTGGAGATAGAGATGTCAGCGGCTGATCTGCAGCAACTGACATCTGCGATTTTTGCACCTATTGGGCGATAA
- a CDS encoding DUF3820 family protein yields the protein MNELQPQQLKKIATMKMPFGKYAGRILVDLPEPYICWFEKKGYPNGELGALLKTLYEIKLNGLESLLTPLRESNRGD from the coding sequence ATGAATGAATTACAACCTCAGCAGCTAAAAAAAATCGCAACGATGAAGATGCCGTTTGGCAAATATGCCGGCCGTATATTGGTGGACCTTCCCGAACCTTACATCTGTTGGTTTGAGAAGAAAGGGTATCCAAATGGTGAGTTGGGAGCATTGCTGAAAACGCTCTATGAAATTAAATTAAACGGCTTAGAAAGCTTGTTAACACCTTTACGAGAATCTAATAGAGGCGATTAA
- a CDS encoding tetratricopeptide repeat protein has product MMKHSEKWISKAMALLAQGKLGQAKAIATKILKESPKHYQANLLLGVIYLKLGDNEQAIPLLQVAVQTARTATEKVQALNNLSLPLSSTNRLDDALQAINEAIAIKPTQAIFYCNRANLHEKLQNWHAMQEDLQQALSIDAEIEEAIISLSVCLRKQKRLNEALNLLDAHPLHEPDWHNEWVLLCCLTGNAQRALDWISQQPSTKQELLIGIADYAAEQGDLGIACQLYEALLKRWPDNQRLLHPYHSLAGIPSDRAPREYVTSLYNQHAEQFNQRLLDTLGYRVPERLATRLASFLPSSPIHVLDLGCGTGLAGQELGIHAQLKSLIGVDLSEQMLKQAELTGVYSHLVQEDIFDYLHTRPKVDLILATDVLIYIGALSPLFKQVSHCLTQQGIFAFSTEACDNDWQLTPSGRFQHSLSHVLTLAKAHHFQLLHHEPCVIRSEHDQPVHGEIYIFKTI; this is encoded by the coding sequence ATGATGAAACACTCCGAAAAGTGGATCAGTAAAGCAATGGCTTTGCTAGCACAAGGTAAGCTTGGACAGGCAAAAGCGATCGCCACTAAGATTTTAAAAGAGTCTCCCAAGCATTACCAAGCTAACCTGCTTCTGGGAGTCATTTACCTAAAACTAGGTGATAATGAACAAGCTATTCCTCTCCTTCAAGTTGCCGTGCAGACAGCTAGGACAGCTACTGAAAAGGTGCAAGCCCTTAATAATCTGTCGTTACCCCTAAGTAGTACGAATCGCCTTGATGATGCGCTACAAGCAATCAATGAAGCTATTGCTATAAAACCAACTCAAGCCATTTTTTATTGCAACCGAGCCAACCTACACGAGAAATTACAAAACTGGCACGCAATGCAAGAAGATTTACAGCAAGCACTTTCCATAGATGCAGAGATTGAAGAAGCCATCATTAGCTTGTCTGTGTGCCTAAGAAAACAAAAGCGACTCAACGAAGCCCTCAATCTACTTGATGCTCACCCGTTGCATGAGCCTGACTGGCACAATGAGTGGGTGCTACTTTGCTGTCTTACCGGTAACGCCCAAAGAGCACTAGACTGGATATCACAACAACCCTCAACCAAACAAGAGTTACTCATTGGCATCGCCGACTATGCAGCAGAGCAAGGCGATCTTGGCATTGCCTGCCAACTTTATGAAGCGCTACTAAAACGTTGGCCTGATAACCAACGCCTACTGCACCCTTACCATTCGTTGGCTGGCATACCTTCAGATCGTGCACCTAGGGAGTATGTTACTTCACTCTATAACCAACACGCCGAACAGTTTAATCAGCGATTATTAGATACTCTGGGGTATCGTGTACCTGAACGCTTAGCCACCCGTTTGGCGAGTTTCTTACCCTCCTCCCCTATTCATGTACTCGACTTAGGCTGCGGAACAGGCCTTGCTGGGCAAGAATTGGGTATCCATGCTCAACTAAAAAGCCTGATAGGTGTCGATCTTTCTGAACAAATGCTCAAGCAAGCTGAACTGACTGGGGTTTATTCCCACTTGGTTCAAGAGGATATATTCGACTATTTACACACTCGTCCAAAAGTTGATCTCATCTTAGCCACAGATGTATTGATCTACATCGGAGCGCTTTCTCCCCTCTTTAAACAGGTCAGCCACTGCCTAACCCAACAGGGTATATTCGCTTTTAGCACCGAAGCCTGCGACAACGACTGGCAACTAACACCCAGCGGTCGTTTCCAGCATAGCCTGTCACATGTGCTCACACTGGCAAAAGCGCATCATTTTCAACTATTGCATCACGAGCCCTGTGTTATTAGAAGCGAGCATGATCAACCTGTTCACGGCGAAATCTATATTTTTAAAACCATTTGA